A DNA window from Calliphora vicina chromosome 1, idCalVici1.1, whole genome shotgun sequence contains the following coding sequences:
- the Exo84 gene encoding exocyst complex component 8 — protein MDDLMKEFDNTNFSVEKYTKLLVKECVGGPDLQKRKKEIQAYSDQTSATLKRSVYANYMQFIETAKEISSLESEMTQLSLLLNDQHNILASLTDDKSSGANKSADDEDNKAQAQQEADNMHATRAVKEMVQGFNGNLEGKTFLNEGALTELDANDYRPIQRVFFFLFNDVLIVCKVKHDKRLELVAEYNPKTLAVINIKDLDGIKNAINIITPDGSKIFQSITEAGKDEWIEKFEVAFKWDQQQKKSKKGPAPQPPKNKVANTPPSSEKSVDLTPTETQLPNFQAKSGPEWIYTATDEIQTFIAQRHFEEAESLVKRCQELLSQDKSFDNAADIESKVQHLEKHLMDVLLQELSKCHARNLQVALRSSRRCLQILVNMGKARQACGTLLKVCSIALRTAQREARKNNAEISELFFCDLAQVACEFLASFETQPACVSALVVWCNAELQYFASQLKKHYLTKGSNLEGIAKCIEGVRKPCAKLTEIGLDLSYHLEGLLRADLVGLINDSRVRLLETIGRTEDAWQPYNLQTKSNLKRILLELDALGLNLRPHTTGDTWINLTQSTVNFTRHYLQLTQYSGYLAKSEALSQSCQILLRDLLQTQQSIKPLSGLSVDPNFVMKNKQFLIEELLPIAIAKFRQISGSNANILEILQNQFHEQQAPIPKKRNVYQTDVI, from the exons ATGGATGATTTAATGAAAGAGTTTGACAATACCAATTTTAGTGTGGAGAAAT aCACGAAACTGTTGGTGAAGGAATGTGTTGGGGGTCCAGATttacagaaaagaaaaaaagaaattcaagcCTACAGCGATCAAACTTCAGCTACCTTGAAGAGATCTGTTTATGCAAATTACATGCAATTTATCGAAACGGCCAAGGAAATATCCA GCCTAGAATCTGAAATGACTCAACTGTCATTGCTACTAAATGATCAGCATAATATCTTGGCCTCTTTGACGGATGACAAGTCTAGTGGAGCTAATAAATCTGCGGACGATGAAGATAATAAAGCTCAAGCTCAACAGGAAGCCGATAATATGCATGCAACGCGCGCTGTTAAAGAAATGGTTCAAGGCTTTAATGGCAATCTGGAAGGAAAAACTTTTCTTAACGAAGGAGCTCTAACCGAATTAGATGCCAATGATTATCGACCAATTCAGAgggtgtttttctttttgtttaacgATGTTCTAATAGTGTGCAAAGTTAAGCACGACAA gAGACTGGAATTAGTGGCCGAGTATAATCCTAAAACTCTTGCAGTGATTAACATTAAAGATTTGGATGGTATTAAAAACGCAATTAATATTATTACCCCGGACGGTTCGAAAATTTTTCAAAGCATTACAGAGGCTGGCAAAGATGAATGGATAGAGAAATTCGAGGTAGCGTTTAAATGGGATCAACAacagaaaaaatcaaaaaagggaCCAGCTCCCCAGCCACCAAAAAATAAGGTTGCAAATACTCCCCCAAGTAGTGAAAAATCTGTAGATCTAACACCAACAGAGACGCAGCTTCCAAATTTTCAAGCAAAGAGTGGTCCCGAATGGATTTATACAGCTACCGATGAAATACAAACCTTTATAGCACAGCGACATTTCGAAGAAGCCGAATCGCTTGTCAAACGGTGCCAGGAATTGTTAAGTCAGGATAAAAGTTTTGACAATGCCGCTGATATAGAATCTAAAGTCCAACACTTGGAAAAGCATTTAATGGACGTACTCTTGCAAGAGCTGTCAAAATGTCATGCTAGGAACTTGCAAGTCGCTTTAAGGTCATCCAGACGTTGTCTTCAGATTCTTGTGAATATGGGCAAGGCAAGACAAGCTTGTGGAACTTTATTAAAAGTATGTTCCATAGCATTGCGAACTGCCCAAAGGGAAGCAAGAAAAAATAACGCAGAAATATCCGAACTTTTTTTCTGTGATTTGGCCCAAGTTGCATGTGAGTTTCTAGCTTCTTTTGAGACACAACCGGCCTGTGTTAGtg cACTTGTAGTATGGTGTAACGCCGAACTACAATACTTTGCCAGCCAACTGAAAAAACATTACCTTACAAAAGGAAGTAATTTGGAAGGCATTGCTAAATGTATAGAGGGTGTACGCAAACCATGCGCAAAACTTACCGAAATTGGCTTGGATCTTTCATACCATTTGGAAGGCTTGTTGCGCGCCGATCTGGTTGGATTAATCAATGACTCTCGTGTTAGATTGTTAGAAACTATAGGACGAACAGAAGACGCTTGGCAACCATATAATCTACAGACGAAATCCAACTTGAAACGAATACTTTTAGAACTGGACGCTTTAGGCCTTAACTTACGTCCCCATACAACTGGCGATACTTGGATCAACTTAACTCAGTCAACAGTAAACTTTACCAGGCATTATTTGCAGTTAACACAGTATTCCGGTTACTTGGCTAAAAGCGAAGCTCTCTCCCAAAGTTGTCAAATTCTACTTAGGGACTTGCTTCAAACCCAGCAATCAATTAAGCCACTCTCCGGCTTAAGTGTTGAT CCAAACTTCGTAATGAAAAATAAGCAGTTCCTTATTGAGGAATTGTTGCCAATTGCAATTGCAAAATTCCGTCAAATCAGTGGCAGTAATGCTAATATTCTGGAAATTTTACAAAACCAATTTCACGAGCAACAGGCTCCTATCCCCAAAAAACGTAATGTTTATCAAACTGATGTGATTTAA
- the LOC135949165 gene encoding tRNA modification GTPase GTPBP3, mitochondrial: protein MYNIFGNLLISPKFYCIWTRFRSSANTIYSLSSAYGKCGVSVIRVSGPQTRKALRAIVGNRHELKERHAYLKSLRHPKSNEIIDKGLVLWFPGPASFTGEDSCEFQVHGSLAVIAAMMEALGHISGLRPATPGEFTKRAFFGNKLDLTEVEGLADLIHAETEAQRKQALLQSTGSLSRLYDNWRKRLIRCAAHLEAYIDFAEDENIEDDVIVKLTEELKKIQSEIREHLNDQRQGEMLRDGVRTAIIGAPNVGKSSFLNLMCQRDLSIVTEMAGTTRDVIESTHNIGGYPVRFSDTAGLRLSTDDKVEKQGILKAMNCVHEADLVLIMLDAGHLKKTKVNDVKSFEIHLNKYLQELDLNEEILANKRIQIIINKIDLLSEDELAKIQQLPNIFVISCREKKNLNIFLSQFENLLKELCGIPLPEAPRLTHARYRLHLDRCIDHIHVFLSEYSPDIFPDIAISAQKLRHAVKDIERITGHVSTDDILDVVFKDFCIGK from the exons ATGTATAATATATTTGGGAATTTATTAATAAGtccaaaattttattgtatatgGACACGATTCAGGAGCAGCGCAAATACGATTTATTCTTTAAGTTCAGCGTATGGCAAATGTGGTGTTTCCGTGATTCGGGTATCGGGGCCGCAAACGAGAAAGGCCCTAAGAGCTATAGTAGGAAATCGGCACGAGTTAAAGGAGCGGCATGCTTATTTAAAATCTCTACGCCATCCAAAGTCAAATGAAATTATTGATAAAGGTTTAGTTTTATGGTTTCCTGGACCAGCATCGTTCACTGGAGAAGACAGTTGTGAATTTCAGGTTCATGGCTCTTTAGCTGTAATTGCTGCAATGATGGAAGCATTGGGGCATATATCTGGCCTAAGGCCAGCCACTCCCGGAGAATTTACTAAACGAGCattttttggtaataaattGGATTTAACGGAAGTGGAAGGTTTAGCGGATCTTATACACGCCGAAACAGAAGCTCAAAGAAAACAG GCACTTTTACAAAGTACAGGATCATTATCAAGGCTCTATGACAATTGGCGTAAGCGTTTAATACGTTGTGCAGCCCACCTGGAGGCATATATAGATTTTGCAGAAGATGAAAATATAGAGGACGATGTCATTGTAAAACTTACAGAAGAGTTGAAGAAAATTCAGAGTGAGATAAGGGAGCATCTCAATGACCAAAGACAGGGAGAGATGTTAAGAGATGGTGTGCGTACAGCCATCATCGGAGCTCCCAACGTAGGTAAAAGCAGTTTTCTTAATCTAATGTGCCAAAGAGATTTGTCAATTGTGACAGAAATGGCGGGAACAACAAGAGATGTCATTGAATCCACTCATAATATTGGAGGATATCCTGTTCGTTTTTCTGATACAGCTGGGTTAAGACTGTCAACAGACGATAAAGTTGAAAAACAAGGTATATTAAAGGCTATGAATTGTGTACATGAAGCGGACTTAGTGTTAATAATGCTAGATGCaggtcatttaaaaaaaacaaaagtaaatgaTGTAAAATCATTTGagattcatttaaataaatatttacaagagTTGGATTTAAATGAGGAGATACTGGCGAATAAACgcatacaaattattattaacaaaattgaCTTGCTGTCCGAAGATGAACTTGCTAAAATCCAACAACTGCCCAACATATTTGTTATATCATGCAGGGAAAAGAAAAacctaaacatatttttgagtCAGTTCGAGAATCTATTGAAAGAGCT ATGTGGAATTCCATTACCTGAAGCACCAAGACTGACACATGCTCGCTATCGTCTACATTTAGATCGATGTATTGATCATATACATGTATTTCTGTCCGAGTATTCACCGGATATTTTCCCCGATATTGCCATCTCTGCCCAAAAGTTAAGACATGCAGTCAAAGACATAGAGCGCATAACTGGTCATGTTAGTACTGATGACATATTGGATGTAGTCTTTAAGGATTTTTGCataggaaaatag
- the LOC135963929 gene encoding uncharacterized protein LOC135963929: protein MSIQISKTFRPITYISLWRSSVFKRFASSGKCAIHDDPKCSKETLKKQKPCPSKIRRLESKEELPKTNSMWENPECCKDPCPDYYPRFDELYYESSDKLKRLYQQTWVSCPELQIKPKKICAHEYLKFPPMEKRSRKKRPQTACPVGGSRICMDNRSRKCPRVMMSGCHGARQPPKCKRERSPSDCLKECTPYPSYSECLRKELDPLHPIECKCLDHPSMCEVWAEMRRRMTFVKG, encoded by the coding sequence atGTCAATCCAAATATCTAAAACATTTAGACCAATCACGTATATTTCGCTTTGGAGATCATCGGTATTTAAGCGCTTTGCATCAAGCGGGAAGTGCGCTATTCATGACGATCCTAAATGTTCAAAGGAAACACTGAAAAAGCAAAAACCTTGTCCTTCGAAAATTCGTCGGTTGGAATCAAAAGAAGAACTGCCTAAGACAAATTCCATGTGGGAGAATCCAGAATGTTGTAAAGATCCCTGTCCAGACTATTACCCAAGGTTTGATGAGCTATACTATGAAAGCAGTGACAAACTGAAGCGACTATATCAACAGACTTGGGTATCTTGCCCGGAACTGCAAATCAAACCCAAAAAAATTTGCGCTCACGAATATCTGAAATTCCCACCAATGGAAAAAAGGTCTCGCAAGAAAAGACCACAGACGGCATGCCCAGTGGGTGGTTCCAGAATTTGTATGGACAACAGAAGTCGAAAATGTCCAAGGGTCATGATGTCTGGTTGTCATGGAGCTCGGCAACCACCTAAATGTAAAAGAGAACGTTCACCCAGTGATTGTTTAAAAGAGTGCACGCCCTACCCAAGCTACTCAGAATGTTTGCGAAAAGAACTTGATCCACTGCATCCTATTGAATGCAAATGCTTGGATCACCCAAGTATGTGTGAAGTGTGGGCTGAAATGAGACGTCGAATGACATTTGTAAAAGGTTGA